GAACACATGTCTGATTTGGTGAAAGAAGGCAAAATAACCCTCCAACAAATAGATGCGTCCGTAGCCCGTATTTTACGCCTCAAATTCCAATTAGGCCTTTTTGAAAATCCTTATACTCCTTCCTATAAAGAGAGTGAAAGAATTCTTCGTACAGAAGACAAACGGATAGCAGCCCGCATGGCAGAAGAATCTATCGTACTGCTGAAAAACGAGAATAATCTATTACCATTAAATAAAAATCAAAAGATAGCTGTTATAGGTCCTATGGCTAAAGACAAAGAGAATATGCTAGGCTCTTGGAAGGGACATGGCCGTGCTGGAGACGTTGAAAGCATCTATGAAGGACTGGAAAAAGAATTTGGTTCTCAATTGCTTTATGCAGCAGGTTGTGATTTTGACGGAGAAGACACATCCGGCTTCGCTTCTGCTTGTTCGACAGCTTCGCAGGCAGATGTAGTCCTACTTTGTTTAGGTGAAAAGAGAGAATGGAGCGGCGAAAATGCCTCACGTTCAACAATAGCGTTACCGCATATTCAGGAACAACTTACCACCGAACTACAAAAATGCGGCAAACCAATTGTATTGGTTCTTTCCAACGGTCGCCCTTTAGAACTTTGCCGTCTTGAACCACTGTGTAAGGCTATCGTGGAGTTATGGCAACCCGGCATTGCGGGAGGTACTCCGTTGGCTGGAATTCTTTCGGGCCGCATCAACCCTTCCGGAAAATTATGCATCACTTTCCCATTGACTTCCGGACAAATCCCCATATACTACAATGCCCGACAAAGTGCACGTCCGGAACAAGGACAATATCAGGATATATCGACTTTACCACTGTATGAGTTTACTCATGGACTGAGTTACACTACTTATTCTTATGGAAATTTGTCAGCCTCCACTATGCGTATAACCAAGAATGACAAACTGACAGTGGAAATTCCGGTAACTAATACCGGTGATATGGACGGATATGAAACCGTACATTGGTTTATATCAGATCCTTATTGCTCCATCTCCCGTCCGATAAAGGAGCTCAAGAAATTCGAGAAACGTTTCCTTAAGAAAGGAGAGACAGCTTTGTTCAGCTTCGAAATAGAACCGAAAAGAGATTTCAGTTATATAAATGACAATGGCAGTCGTTTTATTGAGTCAGGAGACTATTACGTAATCGTCAAAGATAAAAGAATAAAAATAGAAGTAGTTGATTAACAATATATTGGGATATGAACTTTCTATCCCTTTGATCATACTCTCTCAATCGTCCAGTCACACAAAACAATTCATCCAATGAAGTGCTAAAATTTGAAGTGAACCCTTTTGATTATTCATGTAAAAAACAAAGTGCGAATTTTGCAGTATAGCTTTAATAAAAACTAATCCTGTAAAATTCGCACTTTGTTTTTCCTCTCAAATATTATATAGAAACAAACACCTATTTATCAAAATACTGAATCAAATCATACGCATTAAAATTCAATTCGCGGGCAAAGAAAGACAAATAAGGAAAGAGTTGATAAGAGTTATCATAAAGACCTTTATTAGCAGGTTTCGACGAATTATCCGTACCATCATCATCCTGGTATTTGAACCAATGCCATCCGATACAATTCTTAGCTTCAAGCAATCCTAATGTAAAATGCTGATAAGCATAAGCTCTCTCGTTTTGTGTAGGGACAGAATATCCGGCTCCCGACTGGTTATTCAGATCAGAGTCCTCCACCCCTTTCGTATAAAACTCACTTACAAGAAACGGTTTGTCCGCCCAATTAGCCCAATCAGCAATCGCTGTTGTCAGTTCAGGACTCCAACGACTATAATAGTTGATAGAAATAACATCACAATATTTTCCGGCAGCTCTCACTACTCCTTCCATATATTTAGGAGTTCCATGTAATCTAGTTCCCAGATAAAGCAACTTATCATCTACTTTCTTCACAGCCTCTTTCACTGCTTTATAATATTTCTCTGCTACAATCCCGGCAAACTCATT
The Bacteroides luhongzhouii DNA segment above includes these coding regions:
- a CDS encoding glycoside hydrolase family 3 N-terminal domain-containing protein, encoding MKKVFIKKTLVFSLLLLFAMAGQAQSAETSAKQSKTPHKTKGNPITPTYKRADAPIDTRISDLLSRMTLEEKILQLSQYITGLNDNVNNIGKQEDEYPNNVGSYIYFSDNAKLRNELQRRAVNETRLGIPILFGFDVIHGFRTIYPIPLAQGCSWNTELISQSCAMSAREARMSGTDWTFSPMIDVARDGRWGRVAEGYGEDPYTNAVMGAAAVHGYQGRSLNNTSNVAACLKHFVGYGMSEGGRDYTATNVSRQSLWDTYLPPYEMCIKAGAATVMSAFNDINGVPATANHYTLTEVLKKRWNFDGFVVSDWNAVEQLIPQGVAANRKEAASKAFSAGLDMDMKDGCYQEHMSDLVKEGKITLQQIDASVARILRLKFQLGLFENPYTPSYKESERILRTEDKRIAARMAEESIVLLKNENNLLPLNKNQKIAVIGPMAKDKENMLGSWKGHGRAGDVESIYEGLEKEFGSQLLYAAGCDFDGEDTSGFASACSTASQADVVLLCLGEKREWSGENASRSTIALPHIQEQLTTELQKCGKPIVLVLSNGRPLELCRLEPLCKAIVELWQPGIAGGTPLAGILSGRINPSGKLCITFPLTSGQIPIYYNARQSARPEQGQYQDISTLPLYEFTHGLSYTTYSYGNLSASTMRITKNDKLTVEIPVTNTGDMDGYETVHWFISDPYCSISRPIKELKKFEKRFLKKGETALFSFEIEPKRDFSYINDNGSRFIESGDYYVIVKDKRIKIEVVD